In the genome of Calothrix sp. PCC 6303, the window TATTATATGAGTTATGGAAATTTCTCTAGATAGCCTCTGGTCTCAGGTATTAGAAAGACTGCAAATAGAACTATCACGACCTACTTTTGAAACTTGGATTAAAACAGCTACTCCCGAACAACTAGAGAATAATTGTTTGGTGATTCGGACTCCAAACCCGTTTGCCAAAAACTGGTTACAAAAATATTACCTAAAAATCATTGCCAATGCAGTGCAAGATATCATTGGACATCCAGTTGATATTTATTTAACCGTTGCCCAAGGTGATGAAATTCAAGTTAATCAGGAAAAAGATATACAGCATTTACCAGAATTATTAGATTATTCACTAAAAATCCATCAAGAACCAAAAATAAAAACTAATTTAAATCTAAAATATGTATTTTCTCGCTTTGTTGTGGGTGCCAATAATCGAATGGCACATGCCGCAGCATTGGCAGTTGCCGAATCACCTGGTAAGGAATTTAATCCTTTATTTTTGTGTGGTGGTGTCGGTTTAGGAAAAACTCACCTCATGCAAGCAATTGGTCATTATCGTCTGGAAATTGATCCAAAATCAAAGATATTTTATGTATCGACCGAGCAATTCACCAATGATTTGATTACAGCAATTCGTCAAGATAAAATGCAAAATTTTCGAGAACATTATCGAGAAGCTGATGTTTTATTAATTGATGATATTCAGTTTATTGAAGATAAAGAATATACTCAAGAAGAGTTTTTCCATACATTTAATACTTTGCATGAATCGGGAAAACAAGTAGTTTTGGCATCAGATAGACCACCAAATCAAATTAGTCGTTTATCAGAACGTCTTTGTTCACGGTTTTCAATGGGTTTAATTGCTGATATCCAAACCCCTGATTTAGAAACGCGGATGGCAATTTTGCAAAACAAAGCTGAGTATGAAAATATTCGTTTACCAAAAAATGTGATTGAGTATATTGCCTCTAGTTATACTTCTAATATTCGAGAGTTAGAAGGTGCATTAATTCGGGTATTAGCCCACACTTCAATTTGGGGTTTACCAATGACAGTTGATAGTATTAGTCCGATTCTACAACCGCGTCAGGAAAAAGTAGCCACAACCCCAGAAACAATCCTCTCAATTATTAGTAATGTTTTTAATATATCTTTAGATGATTTAAAAA includes:
- the dnaA gene encoding chromosomal replication initiator protein DnaA, with amino-acid sequence MEISLDSLWSQVLERLQIELSRPTFETWIKTATPEQLENNCLVIRTPNPFAKNWLQKYYLKIIANAVQDIIGHPVDIYLTVAQGDEIQVNQEKDIQHLPELLDYSLKIHQEPKIKTNLNLKYVFSRFVVGANNRMAHAAALAVAESPGKEFNPLFLCGGVGLGKTHLMQAIGHYRLEIDPKSKIFYVSTEQFTNDLITAIRQDKMQNFREHYREADVLLIDDIQFIEDKEYTQEEFFHTFNTLHESGKQVVLASDRPPNQISRLSERLCSRFSMGLIADIQTPDLETRMAILQNKAEYENIRLPKNVIEYIASSYTSNIRELEGALIRVLAHTSIWGLPMTVDSISPILQPRQEKVATTPETILSIISNVFNISLDDLKSNSRRREISWARQIGMYLMRQHTDLSLPRIGEEFGGKDHTTVIYSCDKITQLQKTDQALAQTLQKLRDRINMINRT